The sequence below is a genomic window from Clostridium putrefaciens.
GAACTTTCCAAATTCACTTTCACCTTTTTCTACAGTCAAAAGTACATTTTCAGTTCTAATCCCATGTTTGCCCTCTCTATATATACCTGGTTCATTTGTTACAATCATACCAAGTTCTAATCTTACATCACTTGGTACTGTACTTATTCTGTGTGGTCCTTCATGAACATTTAAGAGAAATCCAACTCCATGACCAGTTCCACACTTATAGTCTATAAACCTATCCCACATTGGCTTTCTTGCTAGTATATCTAAATTTGATCCTGTAGTTCCATATAAAAATGTAGCACTACTAAGGTCTATATGCCCTTTTAATACTAAGGTAAAGTCATCTTTTTCTTCCTTTGTTAATGGTCCCATAGCTATTGTTCTTGTAATATCTGTAGTACCATCTAAATATTGTCCACCTGAATCCACAAGAAATAATCCTTCTTTTTTTAGAACATATTGGCTTTCCTTTGACGCCTTATAATGCATCATAGCAGCATGATCTTTATATCCTGCTATAGTATCAAAACTTGGTTCTATAAAGAGGTCTTGCTCTTTTCTAAAACTTTCAAGTTTATCTGTTGCTGATATTTCAGTTATTTCTTCTTTACCTATATTTGTTTTAAGCCAATATATAAAGTTAACCATAGCAGTACCATCTTTAATGTGGCTATTTTTCATACTATTTATTTCTTGAGTATTTTTAACAGCTTTAAGCGTTGTTGTAATATTTGAATTTGGCATTATACTACATTTACTTTCAATTATCTTGTATAAATATATATTAGTCTTATCTAAATCTATTAAAACCTTATCCTTACTGTCTAGGTAATCATTTATTGTTTCAACATCATTATAATCTACAATTTGTATATTATCCTTATGGAAATCACTTAAATCAAGGTTTTTTACCTTGTTTTTATCTACAAATAATATTGCTTTTTCTAAAGTTACAAGGGCATAGGATAAAAATACGGGATTATTTGCAACATCTGATCCCCTTAGGTTAAATAACCATGCAATATCATCTACAGATGATATAAAGTAAGCTGTTGCAGCTTTTTTCTTTAATATATCTCTAACTTCATTTATTTTTTCAATAGCAGTCTTACCTGTATATTTAACTTCATGTTTGAACATCTTTCCACTAGGTATCTCTGGT
It includes:
- a CDS encoding aminopeptidase P family protein, with the protein product MNIKDRIKLLRAEMKKDKVSAYIIPSSDYHQSEYVAKFFKSREWISGFTGSAGTIVVTENKAGLWTDGRYFIQANKELKDSGIYLFKMGIPNVPTYDEWILSELNKGDKVGFDGRTISASQYNKMEKEFRTKEITIEYNCKYIDTIWVDRPEIPSGKMFKHEVKYTGKTAIEKINEVRDILKKKAATAYFISSVDDIAWLFNLRGSDVANNPVFLSYALVTLEKAILFVDKNKVKNLDLSDFHKDNIQIVDYNDVETINDYLDSKDKVLIDLDKTNIYLYKIIESKCSIMPNSNITTTLKAVKNTQEINSMKNSHIKDGTAMVNFIYWLKTNIGKEEITEISATDKLESFRKEQDLFIEPSFDTIAGYKDHAAMMHYKASKESQYVLKKEGLFLVDSGGQYLDGTTDITRTIAMGPLTKEEKDDFTLVLKGHIDLSSATFLYGTTGSNLDILARKPMWDRFIDYKCGTGHGVGFLLNVHEGPHRISTVPSDVRLELGMIVTNEPGIYREGKHGIRTENVLLTVEKGESEFGKFFGFETISYCPIDLDAINPELLTKVQKDWLNSYHEMVYEKLSPNLKEEERKWLYSVTRNI